Proteins encoded together in one Lathyrus oleraceus cultivar Zhongwan6 chromosome 5, CAAS_Psat_ZW6_1.0, whole genome shotgun sequence window:
- the LOC127084841 gene encoding pyruvate kinase, cytosolic isozyme, with protein MLLVSIFHMELMNIIKKPSTISSLLCNPLLFSTPSCSDGTITLIVLSCDQEAGTIRCRCERKNVNLPGVVVDLRTLTDKDKEDILEWGVPKNIDVIALSFVRKRSDLVNVRRILEPHAKHIKLMSKVENQEGVMNFDKILREIDAFMVARGDLS; from the exons ATGTTGCTCGTTTCAATTTTTCACATGGAACTCATGAATATCATCAAGAAACCCTCAACAATCTCAAGTCTGTTATGCAATCCACTGTTATTCTCTACGCCTTCGTGCTCTGATGGAACAATCACTCTCATTGTTTTGTCTTGTGATCAAGAAGCCGGTACAATTAGATGTCGCTGTGAAAGGAAAAATGTCAATCTTCCTGGTGTTGTGGTGGATCTTCGCACTCTTACTGATAAAGATAAGGAAGATATTCTTGAATGGGGTGTCCCTAAAAATATTGATGTGATTGCTCTTTCATTTGTTCGTAAAAGATCGGATCTTGTTAATGTCCGCAGGATTTTAGAGCCACATGCAAAGCATATTAAGTTGATGTCAAAG GTTGAGAATCAGGAGGGAGTCATGAACTTTGACAAAATCCTGCGTGAAATTGACGCATTCATGGTGGCACGTGGTGATCTCAGTTGA